One segment of Nostoc flagelliforme CCNUN1 DNA contains the following:
- a CDS encoding glycosyl hydrolase family 57, with the protein MLSFPTTLTPLPETIDGLPNISGWETEVLSVVNHNQPVFLPTTNIRLEDVNAVFAIALHMHQPTIPAGNGGTLISNLQYMFEHPHEGDNHNADPFAHCYSRMGDLIPELVSQGCNPRVMLDYSGNLLWGLRQMGRGDVLDNLKRITCDRTYQPYVEWLGTMWGHAVIPSTPIADIKLHIIAWQHHFAAIFGWEALARVKGFSPPEMHLPNHPDALFEFVKALKECGYRWLLVQEHSVETISGQSLNHKHLPHRLVARNSQGETISITALIKTQGSDTKLVAQMQPYYEAKTLSKQQIGSVFVPPIVSQIGDGENGGVMMNEFPSAFKQAWWDMVNNGGGKSSVVGLCGTEYLELIEAAGCKPEDYPTCQPVGQHQIWERVSSDNCQPEAVENAIQELKQINSNFHLDGASWTNHISWVKGYENVLSPMYQLSSLFHRKFDPLQQVDSAEPVTRESHYRNVLLHNLLLQTSCFRYWGQGAWTDYAREIYQRGENLLHIN; encoded by the coding sequence ATGCTTTCCTTCCCCACGACTCTTACTCCTTTGCCCGAAACCATTGATGGCTTGCCGAATATTTCTGGTTGGGAAACAGAGGTTCTCTCTGTAGTTAACCATAATCAGCCAGTATTTTTACCAACAACAAATATCCGCTTAGAAGATGTAAATGCTGTGTTTGCGATCGCCTTACACATGCACCAGCCAACTATACCTGCTGGAAATGGTGGTACACTCATCAGCAATCTGCAATATATGTTTGAACATCCTCATGAAGGGGATAACCACAATGCAGATCCTTTTGCCCATTGTTACAGCCGCATGGGAGACTTGATCCCCGAACTTGTCAGTCAAGGTTGCAATCCGCGTGTGATGTTGGATTACTCAGGTAATCTTCTCTGGGGACTGCGGCAAATGGGACGCGGTGATGTTCTCGATAATCTTAAACGCATCACTTGCGATCGCACCTACCAACCTTATGTAGAATGGCTCGGTACAATGTGGGGCCATGCAGTTATTCCTTCCACACCCATAGCAGATATCAAATTGCATATCATTGCATGGCAACATCACTTTGCGGCAATTTTTGGCTGGGAAGCATTAGCGCGAGTTAAAGGATTTTCGCCTCCAGAAATGCACCTACCAAATCATCCTGATGCTCTCTTTGAATTTGTGAAAGCGCTGAAAGAATGTGGATATCGCTGGTTACTCGTTCAAGAACATTCTGTAGAAACAATTAGCGGTCAATCTCTTAACCACAAACATTTACCACATCGTTTGGTTGCCCGCAATTCTCAAGGCGAGACAATTAGCATTACAGCCTTAATTAAAACTCAAGGTTCGGATACTAAATTAGTTGCACAAATGCAACCTTATTATGAAGCAAAAACATTATCCAAACAACAGATTGGGAGTGTGTTTGTGCCACCAATAGTTAGCCAAATTGGAGATGGTGAAAATGGTGGCGTGATGATGAATGAATTTCCTAGCGCCTTTAAACAAGCTTGGTGGGATATGGTCAATAACGGCGGAGGTAAATCAAGCGTAGTCGGGCTGTGCGGTACAGAATATTTAGAATTAATCGAAGCTGCTGGATGCAAACCTGAAGACTATCCAACTTGTCAACCAGTGGGACAACATCAGATTTGGGAGCGAGTTTCATCAGACAATTGTCAACCGGAAGCTGTAGAGAATGCTATTCAAGAATTAAAGCAAATAAACTCTAATTTTCATTTGGATGGAGCATCGTGGACAAATCATATCAGTTGGGTGAAAGGATATGAAAATGTGTTGTCTCCGATGTATCAACTAAGCAGTTTATTCCATCGAAAATTTGATCCATTACAGCAAGTTGACTCAGCAGAACCTGTTACCAGAGAATCTCATTACCGTAATGTTCTTTTACATAACCTTTTGCTGCAAACCAGTTGTTTTCGTTATTGGGGACAAGGTGCTTGGACTGACTATGCACGAGAAATTTACCAACGTGGCGAAAATTTATTGCACATAAATTGA